The DNA sequence CGGTAAATGCAAAGCAGCTTTCCAAACACTTGATTGCCTTTGCCAAAGAGCACGGCTATGAACACCAGGTGAAACTGGATGATAAAATGATCGCCAACGCCCTGGTCACCGGTCTAACAGTAAAAATCAACACAGCGGCGCAAGTGACCGAAACCGAAATGAGGGCTCTGGCGCACCACGAATTGGGTGTACACCTGGTTACCACTTTAAATGCGCGCAACCAGCCATTAAAAGTACTGTCACTGGGCTGCCCCGTGAACACCATGACCCAGGAAGGTATCGCAATTCTCAGCGAGTACCTGGCCGGCTGCATGACACTGCCACGCCTGAAAATTCTCGCCCTGCGAGTATTGGCAGTTAAATCGATGCTGCAGGAGAAAGATTTCAAGCGCACATTTTTAATGCTGAAAGAGGAGTATCAGGTTTCCGACAACGACGCATTTACCATCACAGCACGGGTTTACCGCGGCGGCGGCTTCACCAAGGATTACTTGTACCTGCAGGGTCTGCACCAGATGCTCAATGCATACGAAACTGAAACTAATTTCCAAAACTTGCTGTGCGGAAAAGTCTCCCTGGAACATTTGCCGATCATTAGTCGGCTGGTTGGAAAAGGTTATTTGAATAAACCGAAGTACATCACTCCGGCAATCGCATCACCATCCGTGGATGACCCGATTCAGAAATTTATTGTTCATGCGATTATGTAGGTGGATTCCATCGTCATTACGAGGAGTGAAACGACGCGGCAAACCAGTGACTTAACCTCTCACGCAAACAACTACTCTCCGCGGTGAATACGCTGAATCAACTCCGGTATCTCGTCAGGGTGCAACACAGTGTGGTGGGGATCAATTCCCAGTTCTGCATCCAGTGGCTGCTGGTGTTGGACCCAAATAGAGGTAATCCCGCTATTCAGGGCGCCGGCAATATCCGCGCGCAGGCTGTCACCCACATGTACCGCCTCGTGCGCTTCGCAATCCGCCAGTCGCATCGCTTTTTCAAAAATTGAGCGATTGGGTTTTGGCTCCGGCTCCTGGCCACCGATAATAATGTGATCGACATGCCTGGCGAGATTCACTCGACGAATCTTGGGTATCTGCGAAAATTCCGGCCCATTGGTGATAACCACCAGGGTAAAGAACTGGCGAGCCTCGGCCAAAAACTCGGCAATTCCCGGATAGAAATCAAATGCCACCAGCCGGTCATCATCAAAACTGGTCTGGAGATCTTCGATGGTCTGGTCATCCAACTGCTCAATACCATTGGCCTCCAGCAAATCGCGAATTACCTGTTTGCGAAATGCTTCTTCGCTCTGCTGCTCAATTATCGGCATATAGCGCTCACGCTGTACGTCAGTCCACTCCCGGTAGATCAGAGTGACATACTCATCAGCGATGGCTTTGCCGTTGATATCGCGGTCCGTCAGTGCCTCTATCGAACGCCCCATCAGCTCTTTGGCCTTCTCATTGGCGGCATTGGTATCACACAGCGTATCGTCCATATCGAAGAAAAGGGCTTTAAGCATTGGGAATCCTGTCGAAGTTATTCGGTGAATCAATTAGGTGGGGCATTATAGCAACCTGAAGCCGGCTTTGAGTCGGTGGGATTTGCAAGGCGACGAATACAACGTGATGCTGACTAAATAAAGAGCCAGACAATGCACATTTTACAATGACTTATCTGTGCTGGCCTGGCTCATAAATTACCAGAAAGTTACTCTTTAATTTCCACCAGAATCACTTCCAACGGACTGTCACTCAGGTTTTCAGGAAGGTGTTCCTCTTGATCACTCCACATGGGCTCACCTACTTTTAAGGTGTACTCCTCGGAAGTACCGTCGGGAAGATTCATTCTGACCTTATTCTCTGTCATAGCGATGGAAACATTGGGGCCGTGGGTATGCATAACCGACTTTTCACCTGGCCCGTACTGGATTTTAATTACTCGAACCTTGTCGTTTTCAAGTACCACGGTGTAGTGCTCGGGGTCTGCCTTGACTGCGTCCTCGCCGATGGCGAAATATGAAAGCAATGAAACTGCAAGAAAAGAGAGGGCAATGATCACATACTTGTGCATGATAGATTCCTCATATCAGGTAGTTGGATGAGGGTGCTCGGAGAGCTCTAGAAGTGTAGCAAAGCTTTTATAAATCGCCACGAGCGGGCGACTGGAAAGGATAGTATTTCAATGTCATTCCCCGATGGGCTTTTAATTAGTATCCACCCGGAAACAGCACAAATAGCCCAGAGCGTCATTCCCGCGAAGGCGGGAATGACGCCAGATTCCGAATGGACACAAATCAATCAACCGGAAAACCTTACTTCCAGACCTCCCAAAGCCACTGGCGGTGCTGTTCAGCAGCCTTATCAAAAACACCTGCTCTCAACGCATAGTCAACAACAGCGGCGTGAGCAGCCTTTTTGTCACCTGCGTATTTGAACAGGAACTCAGCCACATCGTTGGCCTCCGCTGTACGACCCACACTCAGCAATGAAACATAACGCTCCGCACCTTCAGATCGCATCTGGAAATCGATTTGTTCAGGTTGTGTGCGCCCCTCTGAACGTACCCCCGGGTACATGCCCGGACTGCCAGCAGGAGGCTCTGTGCCATTATTTTTGGCAACTAAATGTGCGTAAGCTTCGATGTAGCCTTTGGTGTTTTTATCACCAATACTGTAGCCCGCCGCTTTCCAGGCACCGTGTTCGCTAAAAAGCCCGAATAAGCCACTGGTCTTGAGTACAGCCTGCCCTTTTTTGGTTTCAGCCATGCGCTGTCCCCAATTGACTACAGTTTCAGTCTTTCCGGCCATGTTGGCAAACTGTCGCCACATGCCCAGAGTGTCTCTTGTGGGAGACTTTGCAACTTCCTGAGTTATCTCGTCAAAGCACTGTTTGGCCACGGCACGAGCAGGCTCATGACCCCGCACGATGCTGTTCAGAATACCCGGAAGCATATTTTTTAACGGGAAACCATAGCTGCTCTTTTCCTCGCCAGTGTTTTCCCAAAGCCACTTCCATTCCTCCAGAGCCGGTTCGTAGAATTTGCTATTAATCAATTCGCTGGTGAGTTCTGCACGGTCAGCAACAGACATCTGGATAGCACCTTTCTGCACATCTGCAAGCTGCTTCAATAGTGCTTGCCCTCGTGTCTCGCCCTTTTGTAAAGCTCTCAGCCACTCCATCATAAAAGCGGCGCTCTGCAGCCCCACTACACGATCTTGCAGATCCCCCTTAAAGGCGATAATGGTTGGGAAAGCAGTTATGCCTAGTTCATCCTTCAACGCTTCGTGCTCATCCATATCCAGCTGGATAGAGATCGCATTGGCCTCAAGCCATTTAACCAGATCGGCATCAACCCAAGTGGTTTTGTCCATCTGCTTGCAGGGACCACACCAGCTGGTCATCGCATCCAGAATCAGGAGCTTGTTTTCGTCGGCAGCGCGTTTGGCCGCCTCTTCGTATTCCATATCGACAAACACCGGTGGAACACTGGCATTTGCCACAGACCCCAGCAACGCCAATAGCAGCAGCACAGGCATTAAGCAGAAACGTTTCTTCATAAGATTCCTCACAAAACTTGGTACTAGGGACAACCATTGTCCCGGCAATACACCTCGGCATTCTTCAATTGGATTATTGGCACTCTGGGCCGATGGCTTATCTACTAAAACGAAGAACGGGGCTGTTTTGGGAACTCTGACACAAGTACTGGTGGCGAACGACAGTCGTACCACGTTAGATGGATATGCAGGTGCATGGATCCGTTAACTTGGGGAAGTTCAAATCTGTAAGGCATCGATGCTTATACCGACACCTTCCATGAATACCTGCGAGGCTTATTAAAGAGGGAAATTAATTGCGCCCAGGCCTTTCGGGTTTTTCTGGCTTCTCCGGCCTTTCGGGGGTATCTGGTTTTTCTACACGCTCCGGACGTTCCGGTCGAGCAGCCGGTTCAGCACGTTCGGGCCTCCCCCCTCTTTCAACAGATTCTGGCTTTCTGTCGGGAACAGAAATACCTTCAAATACAGGAGTCTTCTGCTCAGAAGGATTCTGTTCTGCATTTGCGCCCTTGAGCTCAGCCGCTCCCCTGCCAGCATTTTCAGTATGTTCATTGCCCACACTCTCAGGGACATGGATACCTGCTTGTTGGCCAGCTTCAGACTTAACCACTTCAGAGATACCCGCGCCTTGCGCTTTTTCAGGCGCTGCAAGTTGAGGTCTGTCCCCTGCAACATCGACCACACCGGGTCGTTCGATTTTTTCAGGTTTGGGTGGCAGGGATACCTTATGCACGATCCCCTTCGGCACCTCGCCTTCCTTCAAGATGGTAATTGAGCTTGTGCCTTTCCCGTCAGCCAATGCCAGTCCTGTGAACATCCCTGCTGTGATTAATAAGGATAATCTTTTCATAACGTTTATCACTTTCTGCTAGGCACTGGCTGCCAGTTCGGCCGCGCTGACATTCACCCGAACACTTTGCACTTCCCCATTCGAGCTATAGGAAATTTCCATATATCCCTCTTCATCCGAGTTCATCACTACAGGCAAGGTAAGAAGATTTTTGCCTTGCAGCAGTTCAGTTTCCCAGCTTAATTGCTGCGATGCCGGATAGCCTTCGATAGTCATGTTATCCGCCAGAGAAACCGTAATAGTGGACGACGGCAGGTGAACATCGCTGTCGATAACTACATTCACCATTTTGATTTCATTTACCTGCAGCGCTATCGGTTCTGCCACTTGGGGTACCACAGCATCTGCAACAGTTGGATCACTACCGTTAAAATCCATTGACCCTATAGAGCCAATCAAAATTCCAACAACCAGTGCCGCAGCTACTGGCCAATAGGTTGAAGAGCGTTTTACGGAACGGGTATTTTCCTTTACTGCTTTGGCGATGCAGCGGTCGGCAAAATCGTCACTCGGTGCAGGCTGAAAAGCATTTAATTGCTGAGCCAGTTGGTAGTCACTGTAAAAGTGTTTGCAGAGGTCACAGTTTACGAGGTGCTGCTGCAATCCGTCAGCTGCACCGCTCTGCTGTATTTTTTGTTGTACCTCAAAACATTTCATGATGACCACCTCTACCTATAACACGCTTGGCACCAGCAAAAGGTTCCACTCGAAGGCTTTTTTTAAGTTCCGCTTTTACCCGGTGCAAACGGGATTTAAGAGTACCTAATGGCACATCAATCAATTCGGAAACTTCTTGCAGGGTAAACCCCTCGATCAGATGCATTACCACCAGCACCCTATTATCGTGACTCAGGGTCGACAATGCCTGCTCTATAACTTGCGACTGCTGTGAGTTTTGTACACTCTTTTCCGGACCCGGTGTCGAAGCTGGTTGCTGCTCCAGGCTATCCGGATCTTCCGGGGTATCACTATTTTGATAACTGGCAGGATTGCGTTTTTGGCGGCGGCTGAGATCAACAAACTGGTTGTATACGACGCGCTTTAACCAGGGCTCCAACTGCTCCACTTCAGCCATTTCCGCCGTTTTGGGATACAGCTTAATCAATACATCCTGAACAATATCTTCCGCGTCGAATTGGGATCCGGCCAATTTATAGGCCATTCGATAAAGTGCAGGGATATGCGGGCGCACCAACCGATCAAATTGATCAGCGGTCGCTTTTTCTTGGCTTTTTAAAGTCAAAAATCCCATTACTGACGCGATTCTTAGATAACTGTGTCACAAAGAAAAAGTGAAACAGCCCGTGCACGGGCTGTTTCAACGTGGAGTAGATTGAGTGTACGACTACCCCACAGTCACCTGCAAGGAAGCGATTAACCGCGTCCCGGTCTTTCAGGACGGTCTGGACGATCAGCGCGCTCTGGCTTTTCCGGTTTTTCAGGTTTTTCCGGCTTCTCAGGACGCTCCGCTCGTTCCGGGCGATTCGATGAAGATCCACGCTCCGCACGATCCGCTTTTGCAGCAGCACGCTCAGCCTTGAAGGCAGCCTGTGCCGGTGCCTGGGATTTAAGGCCACGCATAACCTCACCAACCTTCATATCGAAGGACTTGAAGATCTCCCCCCAACCCATGCCGGAAGCACGCATG is a window from the Porticoccaceae bacterium LTM1 genome containing:
- a CDS encoding flavohemoglobin expression-modulating QEGLA motif protein; its protein translation is MTTEKVCLPKAITTLDRIPYQPEDSGIHPPFGENTMTAKKPAHPPHWAKVQALDSALFELADNISILDVIAPLNYKTQKQTFFETNYKKSPTFTYKQNAIDSFQLKRKLYSLPVEKLKDEDLVNLYSDVIESYADKVEQYNSIGTSNLVYDSLRYFGEPSEKDIRNAEFILHLPASMNEKDPVPVNAKQLSKHLIAFAKEHGYEHQVKLDDKMIANALVTGLTVKINTAAQVTETEMRALAHHELGVHLVTTLNARNQPLKVLSLGCPVNTMTQEGIAILSEYLAGCMTLPRLKILALRVLAVKSMLQEKDFKRTFLMLKEEYQVSDNDAFTITARVYRGGGFTKDYLYLQGLHQMLNAYETETNFQNLLCGKVSLEHLPIISRLVGKGYLNKPKYITPAIASPSVDDPIQKFIVHAIM
- a CDS encoding HAD family hydrolase — encoded protein: MLKALFFDMDDTLCDTNAANEKAKELMGRSIEALTDRDINGKAIADEYVTLIYREWTDVQRERYMPIIEQQSEEAFRKQVIRDLLEANGIEQLDDQTIEDLQTSFDDDRLVAFDFYPGIAEFLAEARQFFTLVVITNGPEFSQIPKIRRVNLARHVDHIIIGGQEPEPKPNRSIFEKAMRLADCEAHEAVHVGDSLRADIAGALNSGITSIWVQHQQPLDAELGIDPHHTVLHPDEIPELIQRIHRGE
- a CDS encoding thioredoxin family protein, with product MKKRFCLMPVLLLLALLGSVANASVPPVFVDMEYEEAAKRAADENKLLILDAMTSWCGPCKQMDKTTWVDADLVKWLEANAISIQLDMDEHEALKDELGITAFPTIIAFKGDLQDRVVGLQSAAFMMEWLRALQKGETRGQALLKQLADVQKGAIQMSVADRAELTSELINSKFYEPALEEWKWLWENTGEEKSSYGFPLKNMLPGILNSIVRGHEPARAVAKQCFDEITQEVAKSPTRDTLGMWRQFANMAGKTETVVNWGQRMAETKKGQAVLKTSGLFGLFSEHGAWKAAGYSIGDKNTKGYIEAYAHLVAKNNGTEPPAGSPGMYPGVRSEGRTQPEQIDFQMRSEGAERYVSLLSVGRTAEANDVAEFLFKYAGDKKAAHAAVVDYALRAGVFDKAAEQHRQWLWEVWK
- a CDS encoding RNA polymerase sigma factor, translated to MTLKSQEKATADQFDRLVRPHIPALYRMAYKLAGSQFDAEDIVQDVLIKLYPKTAEMAEVEQLEPWLKRVVYNQFVDLSRRQKRNPASYQNSDTPEDPDSLEQQPASTPGPEKSVQNSQQSQVIEQALSTLSHDNRVLVVMHLIEGFTLQEVSELIDVPLGTLKSRLHRVKAELKKSLRVEPFAGAKRVIGRGGHHEMF